Proteins co-encoded in one Anabaena sphaerica FACHB-251 genomic window:
- a CDS encoding sensor histidine kinase, whose amino-acid sequence MKDWFPHRKLNTIHAKLLATYLLLITLGTSLMAGYILWSFHIYLTRTREADLDNWTIALSESAGDALVENNLQGVKLLVQRFGAPQNVTLRIFDQQGHLLATSDPQLDKKVTDWYKVPGVLEALQNRSQQGVTKGVLSTEDRLYVARPIVRNGKLLGIVRMSITLKRVQEQFIKVIWSVLGTLSLTILLCALISTRFARSLSKPIETMRNFAIRLGSGHFGDKLDIHEKNELDQLAAELNRMSERLASLDQERRVFLANVSHELRTPISNVQVTVDALRNGAYEEPQLRDRFFQTIENEIKRLSRLIHDLLDLGRLEAGVSHMEQQPISLRNLINRAVGTMEPRMQTLSISARVNVVDLMVMGDPERLLQAILNVLDNAIKHSVANSQVFISGYNEGKLAVVKIQDQGTGISENDLPRIFEQFYTTNPSRQGNGNGLGLAIAKQIVEAHHGTITAESTLNQGATFTICLLSISSPIKDRS is encoded by the coding sequence ATGAAAGACTGGTTTCCTCACAGAAAATTAAATACCATTCATGCCAAGCTGTTAGCCACATACCTACTACTAATAACCTTGGGAACTTCTTTGATGGCAGGCTACATCCTGTGGTCATTCCATATCTACTTGACGCGAACACGAGAAGCAGATTTGGATAACTGGACAATTGCCTTGAGCGAGAGCGCAGGAGATGCTTTAGTCGAAAACAATCTTCAGGGAGTAAAATTGCTGGTACAGAGGTTTGGTGCGCCACAAAATGTGACGCTTCGCATTTTTGATCAACAAGGTCATCTACTAGCTACTTCTGATCCCCAGTTAGATAAAAAGGTAACAGACTGGTACAAGGTTCCTGGTGTATTGGAAGCTCTGCAAAATCGTTCACAACAAGGTGTGACTAAAGGAGTTTTATCAACAGAAGATCGCCTATACGTAGCTAGACCAATTGTGCGTAACGGTAAACTGCTGGGCATAGTGCGAATGTCTATCACTCTCAAACGGGTTCAGGAGCAGTTTATTAAAGTGATTTGGAGCGTTTTGGGGACACTATCGCTGACAATCTTGCTATGTGCGCTGATCAGCACTCGTTTTGCTCGCAGTCTCTCCAAACCGATTGAAACCATGCGTAACTTTGCGATTCGTTTGGGCAGCGGTCATTTTGGCGATAAGCTTGATATCCATGAAAAGAATGAGTTGGATCAATTAGCGGCAGAGTTAAACCGGATGAGTGAACGGTTGGCTTCGCTAGATCAAGAGCGTCGGGTTTTTCTGGCAAATGTATCTCACGAACTTCGCACACCCATCAGCAATGTTCAGGTAACAGTAGACGCACTGAGAAATGGAGCATACGAAGAACCCCAATTGCGCGATCGCTTTTTCCAAACTATCGAGAATGAGATCAAACGCTTATCACGACTGATTCATGATCTACTGGATCTAGGACGTTTGGAAGCGGGTGTTTCTCATATGGAACAACAACCTATCTCACTGCGTAATCTGATTAACCGTGCTGTTGGGACAATGGAACCGCGAATGCAAACCCTAAGTATATCGGCGCGAGTAAATGTAGTGGACCTGATGGTAATGGGCGATCCGGAGCGGCTATTACAAGCGATTTTAAATGTACTCGACAATGCTATAAAACACTCAGTGGCAAATTCCCAGGTCTTTATTTCTGGGTACAACGAGGGCAAACTAGCAGTTGTGAAAATTCAAGACCAGGGGACAGGTATCAGTGAGAATGATTTACCCCGGATTTTTGAGCAGTTTTACACGACTAATCCCTCTCGTCAAGGTAATGGCAACGGTCTGGGATTAGCGATCGCCAAGCAGATTGTAGAAGCTCATCATGGCACCATCACAGCCGAAAGCACACTCAATCAGGGGGCAACTTTTACGATTTGCTTACTCAGCATATCGAGTCCGATTAAAGACCGATCATGA
- a CDS encoding response regulator produces the protein MVYGAKVNILMVDDHSENLLALEAILQSLGHNLVKATSGAQALRCLLTQDFAVILLDVQMPDIDGFETAALIRQRERSQYTPIIFLTAFSNSESMVFKGYSLGAVDYLFKPIDPEILKFKVAAFVELFEKTLEVKQQAAQLLTANAQLKRSEEQFRCLSACSPVGIFLTDIAGVCTYTNPRYQTILGITPEESLGEGWLRSLHPQDREQVLADWLICIREGREYSHEFRILKPAGIVRWVNFHSSPMLSEQGKIIGYVGTVEDISDRKQAEEEHTKLIREQAALREAEAANRMKDEFLATLSHELRTPLNSILGWSKLLRNRQLDEKTIARALETIERNALSQEQLIEDILDVSRIIHGKLSLNICPVNLVSVIKAALDTVHLQAQAKNILFSFLVVTDTGEHRRITPINQEELTSISPALTFSVSGDQERLQQIVWNLLTNAIKFTPQDGKVEISLSVVSSQETQQIEQKYAQIQVSDTGIGIKPDFIECVFESFRQADGSITRTQAGLGLGLAIVRHLVELHGGSVYAESPGEGLGSTFTVKLPLLEAENSLPLKASGVTKEIVETIDANFSVSLCPLPLDNLQVLIVDDDTDTLSLLTLVLQDSGAKVRAVTSASEAFSEIQQCPPDVLISDLGMPEEDGYTLIHKVRLMEAEQGGRIPAIALTAYATEGEATELLAAGFNMCASKPIELTALINMVTKLMGRK, from the coding sequence ATGGTATACGGTGCAAAAGTAAACATTCTCATGGTTGATGACCATTCAGAGAATCTGCTGGCTTTAGAGGCGATACTTCAAAGTCTTGGTCACAATCTGGTGAAGGCTACATCAGGGGCCCAAGCTTTGAGATGTCTACTTACTCAAGATTTTGCTGTAATTTTACTCGATGTCCAAATGCCAGACATCGATGGATTTGAGACGGCAGCTTTAATTAGACAACGAGAGCGATCGCAATATACCCCTATAATTTTCTTAACAGCATTTAGTAATAGTGAGTCGATGGTGTTTAAAGGCTATTCCCTGGGAGCAGTAGACTATCTGTTCAAGCCCATTGACCCGGAAATATTAAAATTTAAGGTAGCAGCATTTGTAGAATTGTTTGAGAAAACGTTAGAGGTAAAACAACAAGCCGCACAACTGCTCACCGCCAATGCCCAACTCAAAAGAAGCGAAGAACAGTTTCGTTGTTTAAGTGCTTGCTCACCTGTGGGTATTTTCCTAACAGATATCGCCGGAGTATGTACATATACAAACCCTCGCTACCAAACTATTTTGGGTATTACTCCAGAAGAAAGTTTAGGAGAAGGGTGGTTGCGATCGCTACATCCACAAGACCGAGAACAGGTGCTTGCAGACTGGTTGATATGTATCCGCGAAGGCAGGGAATATTCCCATGAGTTTCGCATACTGAAGCCAGCAGGAATTGTGCGTTGGGTAAACTTTCACTCATCACCAATGCTTTCTGAGCAAGGCAAAATCATCGGTTATGTGGGTACAGTCGAAGACATTAGCGATCGCAAACAAGCTGAAGAAGAACATACCAAATTGATCCGTGAGCAAGCAGCACTCAGAGAAGCCGAAGCCGCAAACCGTATGAAAGATGAGTTTTTAGCTACCCTTTCTCACGAACTCCGCACACCTTTAAACTCGATACTTGGTTGGTCTAAACTGCTCCGCAATCGCCAATTAGATGAGAAAACTATTGCCCGCGCGTTGGAAACAATTGAACGCAATGCACTTTCGCAGGAACAACTTATTGAGGATATTTTGGATGTCTCACGGATTATTCATGGCAAGTTATCTTTAAATATCTGCCCCGTTAATCTAGTATCTGTAATTAAGGCGGCATTAGATACTGTGCATCTGCAAGCTCAAGCTAAAAATATTTTATTTAGTTTTCTTGTCGTCACCGATACGGGGGAACATAGGAGAATAACCCCCATAAATCAGGAAGAACTTACCTCTATTTCCCCCGCCTTAACTTTTAGCGTCTCAGGTGATCAAGAGCGTTTGCAGCAAATTGTTTGGAACCTACTTACTAATGCCATTAAGTTCACGCCCCAAGACGGTAAAGTAGAAATTAGCCTGTCTGTTGTCAGTAGCCAAGAAACACAACAAATAGAGCAGAAGTACGCTCAGATTCAAGTTAGTGATACTGGCATTGGTATCAAACCAGACTTTATAGAATGTGTTTTTGAGAGCTTTCGTCAAGCTGATGGCAGCATAACCAGAACCCAAGCGGGACTGGGACTGGGGTTGGCAATTGTCCGTCATTTGGTAGAACTACATGGAGGAAGCGTCTATGCAGAAAGTCCTGGTGAAGGGCTAGGATCGACCTTTACTGTGAAATTGCCTCTTTTAGAAGCAGAAAATAGTCTGCCCCTGAAGGCATCTGGTGTGACTAAAGAAATAGTGGAAACAATAGATGCAAATTTTTCCGTGTCCCTCTGCCCATTACCTCTTGATAATTTACAAGTACTGATTGTAGATGATGATACTGATACACTATCTCTTCTCACATTAGTGTTACAGGACTCTGGGGCTAAGGTAAGGGCGGTTACTTCTGCTTCCGAGGCATTCTCAGAAATTCAACAATGCCCACCAGATGTATTAATTAGTGATCTTGGAATGCCTGAAGAAGATGGCTATACACTAATCCACAAAGTGAGGCTTATGGAAGCAGAACAAGGAGGGCGGATTCCTGCTATTGCGTTAACGGCCTATGCCACAGAAGGAGAGGCCACAGAATTACTAGCAGCAGGCTTTAATATGTGTGCTTCTAAGCCGATTGAGTTAACTGCATTGATTAATATGGTGACAAAACTGATGGGACGAAAGTGA
- a CDS encoding response regulator transcription factor, which produces MPHILLVDDEAPLRESLTYTLQKEGYTVTTAADGHSAMKQFHKQVPDVILLDLMLPEVDGMELCWRIRAFSDVPIVMLTAKDQDIDKIWGLEAGADDYVTKPFNTRELLARIKAVLRRRSGNEPQ; this is translated from the coding sequence ATGCCCCATATCTTACTAGTAGATGACGAAGCACCCCTACGCGAAAGCCTTACCTACACTCTGCAAAAAGAAGGCTACACCGTAACAACGGCAGCAGACGGGCATAGTGCCATGAAACAGTTTCACAAGCAAGTACCAGATGTGATTTTGCTCGACCTGATGCTACCGGAGGTTGACGGGATGGAACTATGCTGGCGAATTCGGGCATTTTCAGATGTTCCTATTGTGATGCTCACAGCTAAAGACCAGGATATTGATAAAATTTGGGGTTTGGAGGCAGGTGCAGATGATTATGTCACCAAGCCATTCAATACCCGTGAACTGCTGGCACGAATAAAAGCCGTGTTGCGCCGTCGTTCCGGGAATGAACCTCAATGA